The Collimonas sp. PA-H2 genome contains a region encoding:
- a CDS encoding cytochrome-c peroxidase — protein sequence MKWLLLSGLFLVGVAPAGTPPLYPEMPAPAAAPADSSALVALGRKLFFDTRLSEPRGTSCASCHAPAQAFSGNHGSRTGVALGSRPASLGTRNTPSVLYLRYTPPRFFYQDDDALAPIPFGGFFWDGRADTLAEQSQGPLFNPLEMNNRNPRQLARKLAQAYAPDMRAQFGAAIFERPAQASQAAGRALQAFLRSDEMTPFSSRYDDYIRGSGKLNEVELRGLRLFKDPDKGNCMSCHKFNDKSANPARSMFTDFGYDAAAVPRNRRIAENRNPKFYDVGLCKTAADLKWPDSSQWCGYFKTPSLRNVAVRESYMHNGVFTSLRDAVAFYATRATKPGDWYKTGVKFDDVPPAYRENVNINSVPYNRREGSTPALSDSDVDDLVAFLKTLTDAQFVKPPAESAHK from the coding sequence TTGAAATGGCTCCTGCTGAGCGGCCTATTCCTCGTCGGCGTAGCGCCGGCGGGCACGCCGCCGCTCTATCCCGAAATGCCGGCGCCGGCTGCCGCGCCTGCTGATTCCTCGGCGCTGGTTGCGTTGGGCCGCAAACTGTTTTTCGATACGCGCCTGTCGGAACCGCGCGGCACCAGCTGCGCCAGCTGCCATGCACCGGCGCAGGCTTTTTCAGGAAATCACGGATCGCGCACCGGCGTCGCGCTCGGCAGCCGTCCAGCCAGCCTGGGTACGCGCAATACGCCTTCGGTGCTGTACCTGCGCTATACGCCGCCGCGCTTTTTCTATCAGGACGATGATGCGCTGGCGCCGATTCCATTTGGCGGATTTTTCTGGGACGGGCGCGCCGATACCTTGGCGGAACAGTCGCAGGGCCCTTTGTTCAATCCGCTGGAAATGAATAACCGCAACCCGCGCCAGCTTGCGCGCAAACTGGCGCAAGCTTATGCACCCGATATGCGTGCGCAGTTTGGCGCCGCGATATTCGAGCGGCCGGCGCAGGCCAGCCAGGCTGCCGGCCGGGCGCTGCAAGCATTTTTACGCAGCGATGAAATGACGCCCTTCAGTTCCAGGTACGACGACTATATCCGCGGCAGCGGAAAATTGAATGAGGTTGAGCTGCGCGGGCTACGTTTGTTCAAGGATCCTGATAAAGGCAACTGCATGTCCTGTCACAAGTTCAACGACAAATCCGCTAATCCGGCTCGTTCGATGTTTACCGATTTCGGCTACGACGCGGCAGCCGTGCCGCGCAACCGCCGCATCGCTGAAAACCGCAATCCCAAGTTCTACGATGTCGGCCTGTGCAAAACCGCGGCCGATCTGAAGTGGCCGGACAGCAGCCAGTGGTGCGGCTATTTCAAGACCCCCAGCTTGCGCAATGTCGCCGTGCGTGAAAGCTATATGCACAATGGCGTGTTCACCTCACTGCGTGATGCCGTCGCGTTTTATGCAACGCGCGCCACCAAGCCGGGCGACTGGTACAAGACCGGCGTCAAATTCGATGACGTGCCGCCCGCCTATCGGGAAAACGTCAATATCAACTCGGTGCCATACAACCGGCGCGAAGGCAGCACGCCGGCCTTGAGCGATAGCGATGTCGACGATCTGGTGGCTTTTTTGAAAACATTGACCGACGCGCAGTTTGTCAAGCCGCCCGCAGAATCTGCCCATAAATAA
- a CDS encoding metallophosphoesterase, which produces MDAIEQQQHRKPFVNAFKFASSMALALLAAACGGSDSNVDAGVKAAWVAIGSNNQAIVRVITSDAGCPDVRDGSSYVAMTVRAAAATVAQRPTASAAADSKPSAFPVTACEYLVPADSSGVSVGSRSLPLPKQAPQRIVVLADTGCRLKKADNAWQACDDGDSWPFPEIASTAAAMKPDLVLHIGDYHYRENACPADIAGCKDSPWGYGWDAWQADLFKPAAPLMAAAPWVMVRGNHEECARAGQGWFRFLDTQAADPKRSCNDPANDAAGNLSDPYAVAVGADTQVIVFDSAKAGRAALATSDPQFIAYQAQFQAVNRLAAKAGVNSIFTNHHPILGFAPIAGAPPAPGNQALQSVMQSVNPTAFYPSGVKTAIHGHVHDFQAINFSSAHPATFVSGNGGDNLDVNFADPFPANTNPAPGAIVDKISHTSSFGFMVMDRQSNGAWAYKAYTRKGLLLTTCLQTGSNISCDKTGYLAPN; this is translated from the coding sequence ATGGACGCCATCGAGCAACAGCAGCACCGTAAGCCATTTGTAAATGCGTTCAAGTTCGCTTCAAGCATGGCCCTTGCTCTGCTGGCAGCGGCCTGCGGCGGCAGCGACAGCAACGTTGACGCCGGCGTCAAGGCAGCCTGGGTGGCGATCGGCAGCAACAACCAGGCTATCGTCAGGGTGATCACCAGCGACGCCGGCTGCCCTGATGTGCGCGATGGTTCCAGCTATGTGGCGATGACGGTGCGCGCCGCCGCCGCGACCGTGGCGCAGCGCCCTACCGCCAGCGCGGCTGCGGATTCCAAGCCTTCCGCTTTCCCGGTCACCGCCTGTGAATACCTGGTGCCGGCCGACAGCAGCGGCGTCTCGGTCGGCTCCCGCAGTCTGCCGTTGCCGAAACAGGCGCCGCAGCGCATCGTGGTGCTGGCGGATACCGGCTGCCGCCTGAAAAAGGCCGACAACGCCTGGCAGGCCTGCGATGACGGCGACTCCTGGCCGTTTCCCGAAATCGCCAGCACCGCTGCCGCCATGAAACCGGATCTGGTGCTGCACATCGGCGATTATCATTATCGCGAAAACGCTTGCCCGGCGGATATCGCCGGTTGCAAGGACAGTCCCTGGGGCTACGGCTGGGATGCCTGGCAGGCGGACCTGTTCAAGCCGGCGGCGCCCTTGATGGCGGCGGCGCCGTGGGTCATGGTGCGCGGCAATCACGAGGAATGCGCGCGCGCCGGCCAGGGCTGGTTCCGTTTCCTCGATACGCAGGCGGCGGATCCCAAGCGTTCCTGCAACGATCCGGCCAATGATGCGGCCGGCAATCTGTCCGATCCGTATGCCGTGGCGGTCGGCGCCGACACTCAGGTGATCGTGTTCGATTCGGCCAAGGCGGGCAGGGCGGCGCTGGCGACCAGCGATCCTCAGTTCATCGCTTACCAGGCGCAATTCCAGGCGGTCAACCGGCTGGCGGCGAAGGCCGGCGTCAACAGCATTTTCACGAATCATCATCCGATCCTCGGTTTCGCACCGATAGCCGGCGCGCCACCGGCCCCGGGCAATCAGGCGCTGCAATCGGTTATGCAAAGCGTCAACCCGACCGCGTTCTATCCGTCCGGCGTGAAGACGGCGATCCATGGCCACGTCCATGATTTCCAGGCCATCAACTTCTCTTCAGCTCATCCGGCCACTTTCGTCTCCGGCAATGGCGGCGATAATCTCGATGTGAATTTTGCCGATCCTTTCCCGGCCAACACCAATCCGGCTCCCGGCGCCATCGTCGACAAGATTTCCCATACCAGCAGCTTCGGCTTCATGGTGATGGACCGCCAGAGCAATGGCGCGTGGGCATACAAAGCGTATACCCGCAAAGGCCTGCTGCTCACCACCTGTCTGCAAACCGGCAGTAACATCAGTTGCGACAAGACCGGTTATCTGGCGCCAAACTGA
- a CDS encoding MarR family transcriptional regulator, which yields MDKNSRPADIYVRFLQLANALRGLPSLPSLDPLEDRILAFVARAGQARERLSVRDMMAQSELGSPAMLHARLKSMREKGWIVLSDTDDARRKQVELSQAAWLHFDKLSKCLVQATRDVSK from the coding sequence ATGGACAAAAACAGCCGACCTGCAGATATCTATGTGCGTTTCCTGCAACTGGCGAACGCGCTGCGCGGCTTGCCGTCGTTGCCGTCGCTGGATCCGCTGGAAGACCGCATCCTGGCCTTTGTGGCCCGCGCAGGGCAGGCGCGCGAACGGCTTTCGGTGCGCGACATGATGGCGCAGAGCGAACTCGGTTCGCCAGCCATGCTGCATGCGCGCCTGAAGTCGATGCGCGAAAAGGGCTGGATAGTATTGTCGGATACCGACGATGCGCGCCGCAAGCAGGTTGAGCTGAGCCAGGCGGCGTGGCTGCATTTTGACAAATTATCCAAGTGCTTGGTGCAGGCAACGCGGGACGTCAGCAAATAA
- a CDS encoding biopolymer transporter ExbD: MRSWDEPKKRKARVEIIPMIDVMMFLLVFFVLISLNVIPALGLKTHLPSASSSQDLKPQNKAVITIGLNDALQVDGVDTKIGELSTRLNLAKKNGEKLNVIVNSDRGVEVQRLVEVMDNLKQNGFESISIATRKP; encoded by the coding sequence ATGCGTAGTTGGGACGAACCAAAAAAGCGGAAAGCACGCGTCGAAATCATTCCCATGATCGATGTCATGATGTTTCTCCTGGTGTTTTTCGTGCTGATCAGTCTCAATGTGATTCCGGCCCTGGGCTTGAAGACGCACCTGCCGAGCGCCAGCAGTTCACAGGACTTGAAGCCGCAAAACAAGGCAGTGATCACCATCGGCCTCAACGATGCGCTGCAGGTTGACGGCGTCGACACAAAAATCGGCGAACTCTCTACCCGCCTGAACCTGGCGAAAAAGAACGGTGAAAAACTCAACGTGATCGTCAACAGCGATCGCGGCGTCGAAGTGCAACGGCTGGTGGAAGTAATGGATAACCTGAAGCAGAACGGCTTCGAATCCATTTCCATCGCCACCCGCAAGCCGTGA
- a CDS encoding TonB family protein produces MPFFYRFRDALAILPSVLILAILIFAGIQKAVKIQPHVDDSLVQIALTEPAPPVAAPTPPTPVAPQEIKPQAVAKPTPQPTPRPTPPQTVTATPVSNTPNPEVAAPAPPKTVAGPIAAPVAPPQETPPPAPAAKPNNAGIEASYISKLRAHLNSIKRYPTGREASQQRPQGKVKVWFVLNRDGTLVEQGIAESSNSMLLDEAARKTINRATFTAFPESSWAGEATHRFSAELEFIPGAG; encoded by the coding sequence ATGCCGTTCTTTTATCGCTTCCGCGATGCGCTGGCAATCCTGCCATCAGTGCTGATCCTGGCGATCCTGATCTTCGCCGGCATCCAGAAAGCCGTGAAGATCCAGCCGCACGTCGACGACTCCCTGGTGCAGATTGCGCTGACGGAACCGGCGCCACCGGTAGCCGCACCAACGCCGCCGACACCGGTAGCGCCGCAAGAAATCAAACCGCAAGCGGTGGCGAAGCCGACGCCGCAACCGACGCCGCGGCCAACCCCGCCGCAGACAGTCACCGCAACCCCGGTCAGCAACACACCGAACCCGGAAGTTGCAGCGCCGGCTCCGCCCAAAACGGTAGCCGGGCCGATCGCAGCACCGGTTGCGCCACCTCAGGAAACGCCGCCACCGGCGCCAGCAGCAAAGCCGAACAACGCCGGCATCGAGGCCAGCTATATCAGTAAATTGCGCGCCCACCTGAACAGCATCAAGCGCTACCCGACCGGCCGCGAAGCCAGCCAGCAGCGGCCGCAAGGCAAGGTCAAGGTCTGGTTCGTGCTCAACCGCGACGGCACGCTGGTCGAGCAAGGGATAGCTGAATCGTCTAATTCCATGCTGCTTGACGAAGCCGCCCGCAAGACCATCAACCGCGCCACGTTTACCGCTTTCCCAGAGTCCAGCTGGGCTGGCGAAGCCACCCACAGATTCAGCGCCGAGTTGGAGTTCATCCCGGGAGCGGGATGA
- a CDS encoding TonB-dependent receptor, whose protein sequence is MQFKVTRLSLLISGLFIAASPLAYAADTSDIGKVTVQGDAGGGQSTGLIQQEESAKARSSVDRGYIEKQSSTGNPFQMINLLPGVNSYDQDGSGLFGGNVRVRGFNSDQLGFTINGAPVNDSGSFAVYPQEYTDAENLCNIFVTQGSTDTEAPHVGASGGNIGMTMCTPEDQQRFRTEYTFGSHSLQKGYVRLDSGKIFNDRFKFFISYSKTQANKFKGDGRADKEHTDFNSNFDLGGGSYVDTGFMYNSALNNNYRSLTKAQIAQFGPNLDFGTVPPVHQPGGPGAQNDSTYGPNAGINSGNKNLYYGYNLNPFKNWLATMNAHFQLAPTSSVDVSPYMWYGFGTGGNQLQTLTEGNAGNLLGGGVRDINHDGDTKDTVFVYEGSRTRTYRPGVTIKYNQQIDNHKLMVGYWYERARHQQTGPFTPIDNNGNAADVWLNNPGLWLKNQNGSYVQYRDTMTISTGKSAFAQDNISLMQDKLNLQIGARYSSIDRDFTNNPSQSSPGFYTLQKSYSDLLPSFGARYQLTTADSVFFNAAKNFKAPGNFSYFGLISGGSIVNGVYTGGTVRNPLVDKETSWNYDLGYRYAADKWTFSGSLFYVDFKNRIATSYNPFTNTNTDYNVGDSTSKGFELESGYSLTKNLSLYGSLSYIKSKMDKDMPFSATTALPTGGKEFPDTPNWLSGLSLQYQQDNWYVFGQGKYTGKRYTTLVNDDSIGGYTVFNAGAGYTFPSSAWLKKPTVRFNVNNIFDKQFLSLSSGSGSQFTTNAVAVGNIAASAPLFYVSPPRTFSVTLVADF, encoded by the coding sequence ATGCAATTCAAAGTCACCCGGCTGTCGCTGCTGATCTCCGGGCTATTCATCGCCGCCAGTCCGCTGGCCTATGCCGCCGATACCTCCGATATCGGCAAGGTCACGGTGCAGGGTGATGCCGGCGGCGGCCAGAGCACCGGCCTGATCCAGCAGGAAGAGTCGGCCAAGGCGCGCAGCTCGGTCGACCGCGGCTATATCGAAAAGCAAAGCAGCACTGGCAACCCGTTCCAGATGATCAACCTGCTGCCTGGCGTGAATTCCTACGACCAGGACGGCAGCGGCCTGTTCGGCGGCAACGTCCGGGTGCGCGGTTTCAACAGCGACCAACTGGGCTTCACCATCAATGGCGCGCCGGTCAACGATTCCGGCAGCTTTGCTGTCTATCCGCAGGAATACACCGACGCCGAAAACCTGTGTAATATCTTCGTCACGCAAGGATCCACCGATACCGAAGCGCCTCACGTCGGCGCCTCTGGCGGCAACATCGGCATGACCATGTGCACGCCGGAAGACCAGCAGCGTTTCCGCACCGAATACACTTTCGGCTCGCACAGTCTGCAAAAAGGCTATGTCCGCCTCGATTCCGGCAAGATATTCAACGACCGCTTCAAGTTCTTCATCTCTTATTCGAAAACCCAGGCCAACAAATTCAAGGGCGACGGCCGCGCCGACAAGGAACATACCGATTTCAACAGTAATTTCGACCTCGGCGGCGGCAGCTATGTCGACACCGGCTTCATGTACAACTCGGCGCTCAACAACAACTATCGTTCGCTGACCAAGGCGCAGATCGCTCAGTTCGGTCCGAACCTGGATTTCGGCACCGTACCGCCAGTGCACCAGCCCGGTGGCCCGGGCGCACAAAACGACTCGACCTACGGGCCGAATGCCGGCATCAATTCCGGCAACAAGAATCTGTACTACGGCTATAACCTGAACCCGTTCAAGAACTGGCTCGCCACCATGAACGCCCACTTCCAGCTGGCGCCGACTTCCAGCGTCGATGTCAGTCCCTACATGTGGTACGGCTTCGGCACTGGCGGCAACCAGCTGCAAACCCTCACCGAAGGCAACGCCGGCAACCTGCTGGGCGGCGGCGTGCGCGACATCAACCACGACGGCGACACCAAGGACACCGTATTCGTCTACGAAGGCAGCCGCACCCGCACCTACCGTCCGGGCGTGACGATCAAATACAACCAGCAGATCGACAACCACAAGCTGATGGTCGGCTATTGGTACGAGCGCGCGCGCCATCAGCAAACCGGCCCGTTCACGCCGATCGACAACAACGGCAACGCTGCCGATGTCTGGCTCAACAATCCGGGCCTGTGGCTGAAGAACCAGAATGGCTCTTACGTCCAGTACCGCGACACCATGACCATCAGCACCGGCAAATCGGCTTTTGCGCAAGACAATATCAGCCTGATGCAGGACAAGCTGAACTTGCAGATCGGCGCCCGTTACTCGAGCATCGACCGCGACTTCACCAACAATCCAAGCCAGAGCTCGCCAGGCTTTTACACGCTGCAAAAGTCGTATTCCGACCTGCTGCCAAGCTTCGGTGCACGCTACCAGCTGACCACCGCGGATTCGGTGTTTTTCAATGCAGCGAAGAATTTCAAGGCGCCAGGCAACTTCTCCTACTTCGGCCTGATCTCCGGCGGCAGCATCGTCAACGGCGTATACACCGGCGGCACGGTGCGCAACCCCCTGGTCGACAAGGAAACTTCGTGGAACTACGATCTTGGCTATCGTTACGCGGCGGACAAATGGACGTTTTCCGGCTCCCTGTTCTATGTCGATTTCAAGAACCGCATCGCGACTTCCTACAATCCATTCACCAACACCAACACCGACTATAACGTCGGCGATTCCACCTCCAAGGGATTCGAACTGGAATCCGGCTACTCGCTCACCAAGAACCTGAGCCTGTACGGCTCGCTCTCGTATATCAAGAGCAAGATGGACAAGGACATGCCGTTCTCGGCTACTACCGCGCTGCCTACCGGCGGCAAGGAATTCCCCGATACGCCGAACTGGCTGAGCGGCCTGAGCTTGCAGTACCAGCAAGACAACTGGTATGTATTCGGCCAGGGCAAGTACACCGGCAAGCGCTACACCACGCTGGTGAACGACGACAGCATCGGCGGCTACACCGTGTTCAACGCCGGCGCCGGCTATACCTTCCCGTCGTCGGCCTGGCTGAAGAAACCAACCGTCCGCTTCAACGTCAACAATATCTTCGACAAGCAGTTCCTGAGCCTGAGTTCCGGCAGCGGCAGCCAGTTCACCACCAATGCAGTGGCAGTCGGCAATATCGCGGCATCGGCGCCATTGTTCTATGTCAGCCCTCCGCGCACCTTCAGCGTCACGCTGGTCGCGGATTTTTAA
- a CDS encoding MotA/TolQ/ExbB proton channel family protein: MNMQLFHELAFYLMYACAALAIFVIVERGLFFNYTLRQAIGLEKAMTHAVQHVQELPVELTARGSLPLTLVSDILAEKHQLTTEKDLEDFSESVYIANRGAVQHRLWILDTIVTAAPLLGLLGTILGIIDTFKALAVSGVSDPGQVSQGIGTALYATALGIGIAVVGMFFFNMFQERIERINDHLKVLMLRACVGRDAGKGARSATTAADAGKLHIA; the protein is encoded by the coding sequence ATGAACATGCAATTATTCCACGAGCTCGCTTTCTATCTGATGTACGCCTGTGCCGCACTGGCGATCTTCGTGATTGTCGAACGCGGACTGTTTTTCAACTACACCTTGCGCCAGGCTATCGGCCTGGAAAAGGCCATGACGCATGCGGTGCAGCATGTGCAAGAGTTGCCGGTCGAACTGACCGCGCGCGGCAGCCTGCCGCTGACCCTGGTGTCGGACATCCTGGCCGAGAAACATCAGCTGACCACCGAGAAGGATCTGGAAGATTTCAGCGAGTCTGTGTACATCGCCAACCGCGGCGCGGTACAGCATCGCTTATGGATCCTGGATACGATCGTGACAGCGGCGCCGCTGCTTGGGCTGCTTGGCACGATTTTGGGTATCATCGATACTTTCAAGGCGCTGGCGGTCTCCGGCGTATCCGATCCGGGCCAGGTATCGCAGGGCATCGGCACCGCCTTGTACGCAACGGCGCTGGGTATCGGCATCGCAGTGGTCGGCATGTTCTTCTTCAACATGTTCCAGGAGCGTATCGAGCGCATCAACGATCACCTGAAGGTCTTGATGCTGCGAGCCTGCGTTGGCCGCGATGCCGGCAAGGGCGCCAGGTCAGCGACAACTGCGGCGGATGCGGGAAAATTGCATATCGCCTGA
- a CDS encoding bifunctional UDP-sugar hydrolase/5'-nucleotidase — protein sequence MYAISFSRTKGALCAAVFFLTACSGMQRPLAPVTVNLVAINDLHGHLEAETKSFAGIGDAVPRKIKVGGIDTIGGALNAWRAEDPQLLLVGAGDLIGASPALSSIWADEPTIAALNQLQLRVSAVGNHEFDQGTAELLRDQHGGCNSNRPEKACHFAPNFSGAKFSYLAANVIYNASGQALLPPYRIEQVHGVKIAFIGSVVRETEKMVAADGIASVNFTDEADAINRWVPELKAQGVSAIVVLIHQGGETPEPFNKTDCRQLSGPIVDIVKRLDPAIRLVISAHTHNGYTCQVDGRIVTQGDSFGHMLTRITLTIAPGAADLTQKITAISARNVLMDPQRFAADPALADFLQKLKERSNAVLAQPIARIAVPHIDKQINEAGESPLGDVIADSQLAATRKLGARIALINHKSVRENLESGAGGSNYAQVAATTPYGNTLVLLNLSGSQILALLEQQSWLEEDRPGGRIMLQVSRGFSYRWDARQPLGQRVVRNSVKLDGVALEPQKQYRVSVNSFIAQGGDGFSLLTQGTGRIDTGINDLDALSQYLIAIERDGHPAGSAQADGRILRLH from the coding sequence ATGTATGCAATATCTTTCAGCCGGACCAAAGGGGCGCTGTGCGCCGCGGTTTTTTTCCTGACAGCGTGCAGCGGCATGCAGCGGCCGCTGGCGCCGGTCACGGTCAACCTGGTCGCCATCAATGACTTGCACGGTCATCTGGAAGCGGAAACCAAAAGCTTTGCCGGCATCGGCGACGCCGTTCCGCGCAAAATCAAGGTCGGCGGCATAGACACCATCGGCGGCGCGCTCAATGCCTGGCGCGCCGAAGATCCGCAACTGCTGCTGGTCGGCGCTGGCGACCTGATCGGCGCCAGTCCGGCGCTCTCTTCGATCTGGGCGGACGAACCGACCATCGCCGCGCTCAATCAGCTGCAGCTGCGCGTCAGCGCGGTCGGCAATCATGAATTCGACCAGGGCACGGCGGAACTGCTGCGCGATCAGCATGGCGGCTGCAATTCCAACCGGCCCGAAAAGGCTTGCCATTTTGCACCCAATTTCAGCGGCGCCAAATTTTCCTACCTGGCCGCCAACGTCATCTACAATGCCAGCGGCCAAGCGCTGCTGCCGCCCTACCGCATCGAGCAGGTACACGGCGTCAAGATCGCCTTCATCGGCAGTGTGGTGCGGGAAACTGAAAAGATGGTCGCCGCCGACGGTATCGCCAGCGTCAATTTCACCGACGAGGCGGACGCCATCAACCGTTGGGTACCGGAGCTCAAGGCGCAAGGCGTCAGCGCCATCGTGGTGCTGATCCATCAAGGCGGAGAAACCCCGGAACCGTTCAACAAGACAGATTGCCGGCAACTGAGCGGTCCGATCGTCGACATCGTCAAACGGCTCGATCCTGCGATCAGGCTGGTCATCAGCGCCCACACGCACAATGGCTACACCTGCCAGGTAGATGGCCGCATCGTGACCCAGGGCGACTCCTTCGGCCATATGCTGACGCGGATCACGCTGACCATAGCTCCCGGCGCCGCCGACCTGACGCAGAAGATCACCGCCATCAGCGCCCGCAACGTCTTGATGGATCCGCAGCGCTTCGCTGCCGATCCGGCGCTGGCCGACTTCTTGCAAAAACTAAAAGAACGCAGCAATGCCGTGCTGGCGCAGCCGATCGCCCGCATAGCCGTGCCGCATATCGACAAGCAGATCAACGAAGCCGGCGAATCGCCGCTGGGCGATGTCATCGCCGATTCGCAACTGGCGGCGACGCGTAAGCTGGGCGCCCGGATTGCGTTGATCAACCATAAGAGCGTCCGCGAAAACCTGGAAAGCGGCGCCGGCGGCAGCAACTACGCCCAGGTCGCCGCCACTACCCCATATGGCAATACGCTGGTGCTGCTAAACCTGAGCGGCAGCCAGATCCTTGCCTTGCTGGAGCAGCAGAGCTGGCTGGAGGAGGATCGCCCCGGCGGACGCATCATGCTGCAGGTATCGCGCGGCTTCAGCTATCGCTGGGACGCCAGGCAGCCGCTGGGACAACGCGTTGTGCGCAACAGCGTGAAGCTGGATGGCGTGGCGCTGGAACCGCAAAAACAATACCGGGTCAGCGTCAACAGCTTTATCGCCCAGGGTGGCGACGGCTTCAGCCTGCTGACCCAGGGTACCGGCCGTATCGATACCGGCATCAACGATCTCGATGCGCTCAGCCAGTATCTGATCGCCATCGAACGCGATGGGCATCCTGCCGGCAGCGCGCAGGCGGACGGCCGCATCCTGCGTTTGCATTAA
- a CDS encoding phospholipase D-like domain-containing protein, whose product MRKLIIPLAILLGHIGSAQAEFSIPGYELVHTAPVETTLATPDLREPLQVWSEMFDGAKREIVLGQFYVASEAGAAFEQVIARLAAAGERGVKIRFQMEEKGKFASDMPTIERLKKIPNLEFRYLDYSKLTGNGIIHAKYMVIDGSAAYVGSQNFDWRSFAHIHETGLRITDPVVVAQLQKIFEHDWHAQELIAQGKEVPKLNQAVVTANDRQATFLVASPNAFNPPGVGDSETELPKLLAAAKSEVRIQLLDYAPLSYGPNRTRPYYAVIDNAIRAALARGVKVKLMVSNWNTEKPAIAYLQSLALLPGMEIRIVTLPQASTGFIPFARVIHSKTMEIDGQVAWIGTSNWSGGYLDLSRNLEVVLRNEKMAQRIADLHRQTWDSAYAQPIDVLKDYPKPVKGKE is encoded by the coding sequence ATGCGTAAATTGATCATCCCGCTCGCCATCCTGTTGGGACATATCGGCAGCGCCCAGGCAGAGTTCAGCATCCCAGGCTACGAACTGGTGCATACCGCGCCGGTGGAAACAACGCTGGCGACGCCCGACTTGCGGGAACCGCTGCAGGTCTGGAGCGAGATGTTCGACGGTGCCAAGCGCGAGATCGTGCTCGGCCAGTTTTATGTCGCCAGCGAGGCCGGCGCCGCCTTCGAACAGGTGATCGCGCGGCTCGCCGCCGCCGGCGAGCGCGGCGTCAAGATCCGCTTCCAGATGGAAGAAAAAGGCAAGTTCGCCTCCGATATGCCAACCATAGAACGGCTGAAGAAAATCCCGAACCTGGAATTCCGTTATCTCGATTATTCCAAGCTGACCGGCAACGGCATCATCCACGCCAAGTATATGGTGATCGATGGCAGCGCCGCCTATGTCGGCAGCCAGAACTTCGACTGGCGTTCGTTTGCCCATATCCATGAAACAGGATTGCGGATTACCGACCCCGTGGTGGTGGCGCAGCTGCAAAAGATTTTCGAACATGATTGGCATGCCCAGGAATTGATCGCGCAGGGCAAGGAAGTGCCGAAGCTGAATCAGGCCGTGGTTACTGCTAATGACCGGCAGGCGACATTCCTGGTCGCCAGTCCGAATGCCTTCAATCCGCCGGGCGTGGGCGATTCTGAGACTGAATTGCCGAAACTGCTGGCGGCAGCCAAGTCGGAAGTGCGGATACAGCTGCTGGACTACGCGCCGCTGAGCTACGGCCCGAATCGCACTCGCCCTTATTACGCGGTGATCGACAATGCGATCCGCGCAGCGCTGGCGCGCGGCGTCAAGGTCAAGCTGATGGTGTCGAACTGGAATACCGAAAAGCCGGCGATCGCCTATCTGCAAAGCCTGGCCCTGCTGCCCGGCATGGAGATCCGCATTGTCACGCTGCCGCAAGCCAGCACCGGCTTCATCCCGTTCGCCCGCGTGATCCATAGCAAGACCATGGAAATCGACGGTCAGGTGGCATGGATAGGTACCAGCAACTGGAGCGGCGGCTACCTGGATTTATCGCGCAACCTAGAAGTCGTGCTGCGCAATGAAAAGATGGCGCAGCGGATCGCCGACCTGCATCGGCAAACCTGGGACTCGGCCTACGCCCAGCCTATCGACGTACTGAAGGATTATCCCAAGCCGGTGAAGGGCAAGGAATAA